A genome region from Choloepus didactylus isolate mChoDid1 chromosome 14, mChoDid1.pri, whole genome shotgun sequence includes the following:
- the LOC119509633 gene encoding lactoylglutathione lyase, translating to MAEPQPAAGLTDEAALSCCSDADPSTKDFLLQQTMLRIKDPKKSLDFYTRILGMTLLQKLDFPTMKFSLYFLAYEDKNDIPKDKDEKTAWVFSRKATLELTHNWGTEDDATQNYHNGNSDPRGFGHIGIAVPDVHGACKRFEELGIKFVKKPDDGKMKGLAFIQDPDGYWIEILNPNTMITII from the coding sequence ATGGCAGAACCGCAGCCCGCAGCCGGCCTTACCGACGAGGCTGCCCTCAGTTGCTGCTCCGATGCGGACCCCAGCACCAAGGATTTTCTATTGCAGCAGACCATGCTACGAATTAAAGACCCTAAGAAGTCATTAGATTTTTATACAAGAATTCTTGGAATGACGCTACTTCAAAAATTAGATTTTCCCACTATGAAATTTTCACTCTATTTCTTGGCTTATGAGGATAAAAATGACATCCCCaaagataaagatgaaaaaacagCATGGGTATTCTCCAGAAAAGCTACACTTGAGCTGACACACAATTGGGGTACTGAAGATGATGCAACTCAGAATTACCACAATGGCAATTCAGACCCTCGAGGATTTGGTCACATTGGAATTGCTGTTCCTGATGTACATGGTGCTTGTAAAAGATTTGAAGAACTGGGAATCAAATTTGTAAAGAAACCTGATGATGGTAAAATGAAAGGCCTGGCATTTATTCAAGATCCTGATGGCTACTGGATTGAAATTTTGAATCCTAACACAATGATAACTATTATTTAG